CATGCACAGCAAAATGCTCGTGGTCATAATGCCTAAATTGATACCCCACGTGTCGTTCTCATATAGGTTGAAGTGGCCATGGTTAGATGCCCAAATTGATGTGAGAATGATGGCAAGGCCACCTGTTAAGGTAATGGTTTTCTGTATCAGTGATAGATCGGTTGTTTTTAGGTTTGGTTCACTTGATGGCAAAAGAGCCCAAATCAATAGCGCTAAACCTATTGCGGCAAAGAATGCCGTGGAGAACCAAAGTAGCGGAGATGCAGGTTGGTGCCAAAGTGGTCGGCTCGCCAAAATTGCAATCTCGGCACCGGTGTAAAGCGCAATGCTTAAGCCCGATACAGCCGTCACAGCAGCGAGTGCAATCATTAGCTTGGTTGAAACCTGCCATTGGCCTAGCGTAAGCCAAGACAAGCGTTTTAAAAGTGGATTTTCACTCTCTCTAAGCTGTGCGATGTCGTCACGTAGGTAAACCCACGCGGTAGCAACAGCAAGGCCTGAAAATAGAGGCAGAAACAGAGAACCCACCCACATCCACGACCAAGGTGTGATGTGAGCATAAAAATGCCACGCGCGTCCCGGTTGGTGTAAGTCACCGGTTAGCGCGAGTGGTCCAACAATCCCGCCAATCGCCATGACAAGCACAAGCGCTGATCGGAATTGGTGACTGGTTGAGTCTTTGAATATCAGTGCAATCAAAAACAGAATAGCGGCCGCGTAAGCTGAACCAATGTAGAAAAAATATTGAACCGCCCACGGTAGCCAAGCCATTTCTTGAGCGGGAACTAACACCTCAGTGATATTCATGCTGTCTCTCCTTGTTTACCTTGTGTCGCGATTGCCAGTTCTTGTTTGCTAGAGGACAAGTTATCAATGGCGGCTGGGTCATAAATCGCAGGTTGCCCTTCGATATGGCTAACGAAACGCTCGTTCATGCCGATATAGAAAACATGTGGGTTGGTATTTTGCTCTGGCTTGAGCACTTTGATGTCGTCTTGGTTTTCATTAAGCAGGCGATTGATCTCGCTGTTTGAATCTTTTAGATCACCAATGACACGCGCGCCACCGACACAAGTTTCTACACACGCGGGCAATAACCCATCTTCAAGGCGATGTGCACAGAAGGTACATTTGTCAGCGGTCAGGGTGTCGTTATTTATGAAACGAGCATCGTAAGGGCAGGCTTGAACACAGTAAGCACAGGCGACACAGCGTTCGTTGTCGACCATCACGATGCCATCTTCGCGTTGGAAGGTCGCCTGAACAGGGCAAACCTTAATACAGGGTGCGTTGTCACAGTGGTTACAAAGGCGAGGCAACATGAATGACTTCACCTCTTGTTGAGCGGTCGAGCCATCATCAAGTGAGACTTCATACTGTTTTACGGTGGTTCTGAACTGGCCAATAGGTGCTTGGTTCTCAACGCTACAGCCAACAGTACATGCCTGACAGCCAACGCATTTACGTAAATCAATCGCCATGGCGTAGCGTTTTCCTACTTCGCCTTTGCGGTCTGGTTGGTTGTTATTACGAATGGCTGTACTTGCGACCGCGGTATTAATTCCGGTAATGGGGATGAGCGCAGCACCCGCGGAAACTTTACCGAATTGGCTGAGAAACCGTCTTTTCAATGAGTCCATATTGGTACCTATAAATGGGTATTCGTTCTGTTGGACTCATTGTCAGTTTTTGACCGTTCATGGGGTATTGTGGATTTCCACATACCCAGATCAAAGTTGATCTAGAACAAATGTGGTTTTGCCAATCTAGCTGTTATGCTTTGTTTTAGAGGCTTATTTAAGGCGATCTAACGCATAAGTTGAGCGTTCAACATGTTGCTGACATAAAATGGGCCGAGAATAAATTGAATCAACAGTTCGTTTGGAGAAAGAGATTTTAGTGAGCGTTCGAAAACTAATGACAATCGTTAGCCTTTGTTGGTTAAGTCTAACCGCAGGTGCGTGTTTCGCGGCTCGATCTGAACAAGCGATAGTAGCCCCAAGCCCAAGCCCAAGCCCAAGCCCAAGACAAAATACAGATGAACCCGACCAGATTATCGAGGTTGGCGTGTTAGCAACTCGAGGTAAGCTTTCGGCGCAGCAACGCTGGCAACCAACAATGGATTGGTTGTCTGAACACATTCCGGGTAAGCACTTTGTTCTCAAGCCTTTTAATTTGGAAGAGATGGCGGAAGCAGTAAAAGATGTCACGGTCGATTTTGTTGTCACCAATCCCGGCCAAGCCGTTCGTTTAGGGCGTCAATACGCACTCTCTTGGATGGCGACCATGACCAGTCATAACTTCGAACAGCTGGCAGCCAACAATACTCAAAGCATTGGTTCAGCCTTGGTGGTGAGAAGAATGTCACCTTATATCTCTTTTGAGCAACTGAGCGGAAAGCCAATTGCTGCCGTGTCAGAAAATGCGTTTGGTGGTTACCTGACTATGCGTTATCAAATAATGCAAGAGGGGCTCAATCCCAACCACTTTTTCTCTAATACTCAGTTCTTGGGTTTCCCGATTGATGCCAGTTTGTACCAATTGCGAGAAGGACACATTGAGGCGGCAGTCGTCCCTGCTTGTTTGGTTGAAAATATGATTAGCGAAGGTTTACTGGTGGCTGGGCAATATCGAATCATCGGTAACCAAGCGCCTGAAGGCTTCCGATGCCAAGTGTCTACGCCTCTGTATTCCAACTGGTCGTTCGCCAAAACAGAACGAGCCTCTTCGGCACTGGCTAAACAAATGAGTCAGGTGTTGTTTTCGATGCCAAAGAGCAGCGCACCGGCCATTGCGGCAAACGCTTCGGGTTGGACGCCACCAACTAGTCTGCTTTCCATCGATAAGCTCTATCAGCAACTCGACATGCACCCACTGCAACAGCCTTGGTGGAAAGAAGCGTTAATTTGGCTTAAGTACAATCAGCAATGGGCATGGGCGTTCTTCATTTTAGTGGTGTTACTGAATACGTACCACTTCTGGTTGGAGTACAAATTCAGCCGTAGCAAAAAACAGTTAGAAGCCACGTTGCACAAGTTAAAAAGTAAGAGTGAGCAGTTAGAGCACTCTCAACGAATCGCGGTGGTCGGTGAGTTAGGAAGCAGTTTGGCACACGAGATCAATCAACCCTTGGCGGCGATTCGTAACTACAGCGAAGGCGGTTTATTGCGGATTTCTAAGAACAAACCGTTAACCGATATTGAACCTGTGTTCGAGAAGATTCAGTCGCAAGTGGATCGTGCTGATGCGATCATTCAACGCTTAAGAAACATGATTAAGAAACGCTCATCTGAGAAGTCTCAAACCGACATCGAGCAGCTACTCACAGACACCATTGAGTTGCTGCAATTTCGATTGCAGAAGCACAATATCACTATTGAACGCTACGCGGTCGGACAGCCTAGTACGTTGTATATTGATCCTGTGGGCATACAACAAGTAATTGTAAACCTGATCAATAATGCGACAGATGCGTGTAACATACAGCAACAACGCGAACACAGCGCGATGTCTGATATTAATAACAAAAACGGCAAGCTTGCGACAATTAAAGTGATTACCGAGTATCAACCGGATAAAATGATGTTGTCGGTTATTGATAACGGAACGGGGTTAGATCTTACCGAGCAACAAGTTACTCAAGCCTTTGTGAGCAGTAAAGAAAATGGCTTGGGACTAGGGCTTTCGATCTGCCAAGACGTGATTGAAGATCACAGTGGCAAAATGGCCATTGTGTCACTTGCTCCTCATGGCTGTCACGTTGAGGTAACGTTACCTTTTTCTCTTTCAAATGATTCATAAGGAATCTTGTTATGTCTGAACTTCATCAAACGTTGCCGGTCTATGTGGTTGATGACGATGAGTCGATGCGTGATTCATTGGTGTTCTTATTGAAAGAGCATGATTTTACGGTGTCAGCCTATGAAAACGGCCCGAACTTTCTAGATTCTGTCGACTTGAGTGCTCCGGGGTGTGTAATTTTGGATAGCAGAATGCCTGAGATGAGAGGACAACAAGTTCATGAGTTGATGGTGAAAGCGCAGAGTCCATTGTCGGTGATTTATCTGACGGGGCATGGCGATGTGCCAATGGCGGTGGAAGCCTTGCAATCGGGCGCGGTGAACTTCTTTCAAAAGCCGGTGAAAGGTGGAGAATTGGCCGAGGCCATCAAGCAAGGATTAGAGGCTTCTGAAAAGCATCTTCATATGAATGTGTATCGCCAAGCTTATGCGTCGTTGACCGAGCGTGAAATCGACATTCTTAAGCAGATTATTGACGGCAAGCGTAACCAGAAAATCGCTGACGAGTTGTGTATCGCGATGAGAACGGTAGAAGTACACCGAGCGAGTTTAATGAAGAAATTTTCTGCAAAAACGGTTGCCGAGTTGGCATATATTTATGGGCAGCTAACTTAATCATATAGCCACCACGATACGAAATGACAGTGATAGGTGCCATATCGCGGCCGCTTTTAAGGTGACTTCGCTGAAAGGTTATCTTCATAAGCAAACTAATATTGAAGTAAGATCACACCATTTATGGAGTGCATACTGAGATGTATCAGGAATCTGTTTAACGCTATGTATTCCTGAGATACTAAGTTCATTGTAGGGTGAAACGTTTTAACGACTGCGCTTCTCCCTGTAATTTAGAAACATTCACTATGGGTTGGGTACTCCTCTGGATTGGGTCTTGTATCAACCGAGTTAGGTTAAAAAACTTTATGAGTACAATGGGAATCGCAATTGGTGCGACGGCTCTTTCGTTAATACTTGTGGCCGTTTGGCTGATCTCTCTATCGCTAAGAAAACAGCGCTTGGAACAGGAACGTAAAGCACGTGCAGTCGCTTACCGAAAAGCGATTGAAAAAGCGCGTATACAAGAGCAAAAAGAGCGCCACTTCAAAGCTGAAACCGGGCATGTTCCGTCGATTCTGTATTTGGCGAAAGAGGCTGAACGTAACAATATCAAGGAAGCTCTGTATTGGTACGATAAAGCGGCGCATTTAGATAATGTCAACGGTATGTACGGTATTGTACGCCTTAGTATGAAGCGTAAAGAAGACCTAATTTTAAAAGAAAAAGCCAATTTTTGGCAACTTGCTATATCTGCATTAGACAATGATCTGGTTGCGAAATTTGAGATGGGTAAAGCGCTCGTTTTTGGCCGTGGAACGGATAAAAACATCCCCAAGGGCTACGCCTGTATCGAAGAGTCAGCGGCTGGTGGCAATAGCGAAGCAATGCTGTTTATGGGGGACTGGTGTCTAGACAAAGAAAATCCGGACTATTCAGCCGAGAATGCAGCCGAGTGGTATCACAAAGCGGCGGACAAGAATAATTTAGAAGGTAAGATTAAGCTTGGTTCG
This genomic window from Vibrio toranzoniae contains:
- a CDS encoding tetratricopeptide repeat protein encodes the protein MGIAIGATALSLILVAVWLISLSLRKQRLEQERKARAVAYRKAIEKARIQEQKERHFKAETGHVPSILYLAKEAERNNIKEALYWYDKAAHLDNVNGMYGIVRLSMKRKEDLILKEKANFWQLAISALDNDLVAKFEMGKALVFGRGTDKNIPKGYACIEESAAGGNSEAMLFMGDWCLDKENPDYSAENAAEWYHKAADKNNLEGKIKLGSCYLNGIGVEPNHGEAIYWFETAAEKNSAEAMFRAGEAWIDHGENGNAIAYIWLFLSAHFGYSDAKHLRDKVGGELGVDAVVGLQALTKPIMTKLTQEAITKHSIIKALNKLYKRNIPIPKKVKEVLDEEDNDLSVDDSHIKTKELSESISNVDYSQQQMNTGQALTDKQANQNSDPLDFSQPVVESNWNRNQ
- the nrfD gene encoding NrfD/PsrC family molybdoenzyme membrane anchor subunit; translated protein: MNITEVLVPAQEMAWLPWAVQYFFYIGSAYAAAILFLIALIFKDSTSHQFRSALVLVMAIGGIVGPLALTGDLHQPGRAWHFYAHITPWSWMWVGSLFLPLFSGLAVATAWVYLRDDIAQLRESENPLLKRLSWLTLGQWQVSTKLMIALAAVTAVSGLSIALYTGAEIAILASRPLWHQPASPLLWFSTAFFAAIGLALLIWALLPSSEPNLKTTDLSLIQKTITLTGGLAIILTSIWASNHGHFNLYENDTWGINLGIMTTSILLCMILVLPLQRLSRSKLGIVCIALATILSAWAVRWVTMMEVQTIPRFDVGPFPYELPMGSAGLLGIAGMCGLWLALALFASEIVSTKTLSVKSAHKASSPLNRSHSL
- the dsrO gene encoding sulfate reduction electron transfer complex DsrMKJOP subunit DsrO, with the protein product MDSLKRRFLSQFGKVSAGAALIPITGINTAVASTAIRNNNQPDRKGEVGKRYAMAIDLRKCVGCQACTVGCSVENQAPIGQFRTTVKQYEVSLDDGSTAQQEVKSFMLPRLCNHCDNAPCIKVCPVQATFQREDGIVMVDNERCVACAYCVQACPYDARFINNDTLTADKCTFCAHRLEDGLLPACVETCVGGARVIGDLKDSNSEINRLLNENQDDIKVLKPEQNTNPHVFYIGMNERFVSHIEGQPAIYDPAAIDNLSSSKQELAIATQGKQGETA
- a CDS encoding sensor histidine kinase — translated: MSVRKLMTIVSLCWLSLTAGACFAARSEQAIVAPSPSPSPSPRQNTDEPDQIIEVGVLATRGKLSAQQRWQPTMDWLSEHIPGKHFVLKPFNLEEMAEAVKDVTVDFVVTNPGQAVRLGRQYALSWMATMTSHNFEQLAANNTQSIGSALVVRRMSPYISFEQLSGKPIAAVSENAFGGYLTMRYQIMQEGLNPNHFFSNTQFLGFPIDASLYQLREGHIEAAVVPACLVENMISEGLLVAGQYRIIGNQAPEGFRCQVSTPLYSNWSFAKTERASSALAKQMSQVLFSMPKSSAPAIAANASGWTPPTSLLSIDKLYQQLDMHPLQQPWWKEALIWLKYNQQWAWAFFILVVLLNTYHFWLEYKFSRSKKQLEATLHKLKSKSEQLEHSQRIAVVGELGSSLAHEINQPLAAIRNYSEGGLLRISKNKPLTDIEPVFEKIQSQVDRADAIIQRLRNMIKKRSSEKSQTDIEQLLTDTIELLQFRLQKHNITIERYAVGQPSTLYIDPVGIQQVIVNLINNATDACNIQQQREHSAMSDINNKNGKLATIKVITEYQPDKMMLSVIDNGTGLDLTEQQVTQAFVSSKENGLGLGLSICQDVIEDHSGKMAIVSLAPHGCHVEVTLPFSLSNDS
- a CDS encoding response regulator transcription factor; translation: MSELHQTLPVYVVDDDESMRDSLVFLLKEHDFTVSAYENGPNFLDSVDLSAPGCVILDSRMPEMRGQQVHELMVKAQSPLSVIYLTGHGDVPMAVEALQSGAVNFFQKPVKGGELAEAIKQGLEASEKHLHMNVYRQAYASLTEREIDILKQIIDGKRNQKIADELCIAMRTVEVHRASLMKKFSAKTVAELAYIYGQLT